In one Helicobacter ibis genomic region, the following are encoded:
- the fabI gene encoding enoyl-ACP reductase FabI, which yields MIMQGKKGLIVGVANNKSIAYGITKACKEQGATIALTYLNEQLEKRVRPIAEEIGDSKYVYELDVSKKEHFEKLRQQIQKDFGKLDFIVHSVAFAPKDALDGSFLNTSKEAFNTAMGISVYSLIELCREFEPLLNDNASILTLSYLGSVKHVAHYNVMGVAKAALESSVRYLAHDLGARGIRVNAISAGPIKTLAASGIGDFRFILKWNELNSPLRKNVSIEEVGNSAMYLLSPLSSAVTGEIHYVDCGYNIMGMCAVEERDGKASMVWELDK from the coding sequence ATGATAATGCAAGGCAAAAAGGGACTTATAGTAGGAGTTGCTAATAACAAATCAATAGCATATGGGATAACAAAGGCATGCAAAGAGCAAGGTGCAACAATAGCTCTAACATACCTAAATGAACAATTAGAAAAAAGAGTAAGACCAATAGCAGAAGAAATTGGGGATTCTAAATATGTATATGAACTAGATGTAAGCAAAAAAGAACATTTTGAGAAGCTAAGACAACAAATACAAAAAGATTTCGGCAAACTTGACTTTATCGTGCATAGCGTAGCATTTGCACCAAAAGATGCACTAGATGGTAGCTTTCTTAATACAAGCAAGGAAGCATTCAACACAGCTATGGGGATATCTGTGTATTCTCTAATAGAGCTATGCAGGGAATTTGAGCCACTACTAAATGATAATGCTTCAATTTTAACTCTAAGCTACTTAGGAAGTGTAAAGCATGTAGCACACTATAATGTAATGGGGGTTGCAAAAGCGGCACTAGAATCTAGTGTGAGATATTTAGCACATGATTTAGGAGCTAGAGGCATAAGAGTAAATGCAATTTCAGCAGGACCAATAAAAACACTAGCAGCAAGCGGTATTGGTGATTTTAGATTCATATTAAAATGGAATGAACTAAATTCTCCTTTAAGAAAAAATGTAAGCATAGAGGAAGTTGGAAACTCTGCTATGTATTTATTATCTCCTCTATCAAGTGCGGTCACTGGAGAGATTCATTATGTTGATTGTGGATACAATATAATGGGAATGTGTGCAGTAGAAGAAAGAGATGGCAAAGCATCAATGGTTTGGGAACTAGACAAATAA
- a CDS encoding triose-phosphate isomerase, which translates to MKIIASNFKTNHTRKSTQEFITKLDESLSQDSNNRVFVFPPNTALLEDSFKNLTIGSQNAYPIESGSVTGEIGLNQLQEFNINTILIGHSERREIIKESQEICIEKFNFFKQYGFTIIYCIGENLKTKQNGLDSTLSFLESELLGIDINYDKLIIAYEPIWAIGTGVSATCSDIENVHSKLKQKLGKIPLLYGGSVKPDNTKDILSISGVDGILVGSASWELGSFCKILENSKEC; encoded by the coding sequence ATGAAAATAATAGCAAGCAACTTTAAAACTAATCACACAAGAAAAAGCACACAAGAATTCATAACAAAACTAGATGAATCTCTAAGTCAAGATTCAAACAATAGAGTTTTTGTATTCCCTCCTAATACAGCACTCCTAGAAGATAGTTTCAAAAATCTAACAATAGGCTCTCAAAATGCCTATCCAATAGAAAGTGGGTCAGTTACAGGAGAAATAGGGCTAAATCAACTACAAGAATTTAATATAAATACAATTCTAATAGGACATAGTGAGAGAAGAGAGATTATAAAAGAAAGCCAAGAAATTTGCATTGAAAAATTTAACTTTTTTAAACAATATGGATTTACCATAATATACTGCATAGGAGAGAATCTAAAAACCAAGCAAAATGGACTAGATTCTACTTTAAGCTTCTTAGAATCTGAACTTTTAGGAATTGATATAAATTATGATAAATTGATTATCGCTTATGAGCCAATATGGGCGATAGGCACTGGAGTTAGTGCAACTTGCAGTGATATAGAAAATGTGCATAGTAAATTAAAACAAAAATTAGGTAAGATTCCACTTCTTTATGGAGGGAGCGTAAAGCCAGATAATACAAAAGATATACTAAGCATAAGTGGAGTTGATGGAATCTTAGTTGGCAGTGCTAGCTGGGAACTAGGAAGCTTTTGTAAAATTTTGGAAAATTCTAAGGAGTGTTAA
- a CDS encoding DUF1090 family protein: MNKIVMTFTMSLLSLNAGNLCDIKTKIIEQKISIAKQSNLKYTKEKLTIALNNHLKYCNDKDIIENQQKTINKLKDKLEDKEYDLQKAKFKGKDMDKISKLEQKVLDIKRELNLEISILELLKKEVNENNSKQL, translated from the coding sequence ATGAATAAAATTGTTATGACTTTTACAATGTCTTTATTGTCTCTTAATGCAGGAAATTTATGTGATATAAAAACCAAAATAATAGAACAAAAAATAAGCATAGCAAAACAATCAAATCTAAAATACACCAAAGAAAAGCTAACAATAGCACTAAACAATCATCTAAAATATTGTAACGATAAAGATATAATAGAAAATCAACAAAAAACAATCAATAAACTAAAGGATAAATTAGAAGATAAAGAATATGACTTGCAAAAGGCAAAATTCAAAGGCAAAGATATGGATAAAATATCAAAACTAGAACAAAAAGTTCTTGATATAAAAAGAGAATTAAACTTAGAAATATCTATATTAGAGCTATTAAAAAAGGAAGTAAATGAAAATAATAGCAAGCAACTTTAA